A region of the Anomalospiza imberbis isolate Cuckoo-Finch-1a 21T00152 unplaced genomic scaffold, ASM3175350v1 scaffold_72, whole genome shotgun sequence genome:
gcgctcagggggcttctccagcctgaggctggcacttccaggccgtccttaccaggcactcggtgaacttccacagcttcttgttcttcaccagtttttgaagatccctcctcttcaggaactcagccacacaaagcagcgtttcctgagaaacctggagagcagcagagatgcggagatggccccacagcccagggcgcagaacctgtgtccctgtgtccctgtgccaaggcctggaggaggctgcagcccacgaggcgctagggcaggaggcagctgagccccctcccagggggacagcagcagcccatgagtcctcacctgtgccacatgctgattctcatcatggcagtggaagaagagtggcagcaggctctggcgcacgtgtgtcttcagggccttttcttccttttccagtggaagagacatcaatgtttggaagagcagtatggagagcagctgcacatggctattgtcctgtatgaaaggaagaaaaaaagacctcagcatcggctgcacggggctcagcttggctcaggcctgcaaatccacagggcacaaagtgtccaggcagcagtcagtggccgtggctgggggcagcgagccttacgtggtcaaagagtggcaggagcgcctcaaccagctgcagtgcgatggggctgggtatcagcatggccttgtcccagaagataaagctgaggagcctgacatgctgact
Encoded here:
- the LOC137467651 gene encoding maestro heat-like repeat family member 5, whose amino-acid sequence is MLRSFFLPFIQDNSHVQLLSILLFQTLMSLPLEKEEKALKTHVRQSLLPLFFHCHDENQHVAQVSQETLLCVAEFLKRRDLQKLVKNKKLWKFTECLLADDRSRAAEHLRRALQYLDSPQQSLREEAIRFIGMAGQHLRGKKEELQLICEGE